In a single window of the Leptospira sanjuanensis genome:
- a CDS encoding glycosyltransferase family 2 protein: MNERRAPISVVIPTFNREAKVFKAISTVLAQTLLPKEIIVVDDGSTDSTVSKLEKEFGEEQSRIVILPLEHKGVSHARNKGVEIARNDWIAFLDSDDEWLPEKLERQWGFIQNHPQTTILQSQEIWVRHGKRVNPPAYLVKKDGWIFEQSLDFCSVTPSSVLLKKDLYQSSGGMDEDLPACEDYDLWVRITSRHPVALLDEPLLVRYGGHEDQLSFRFPVMDRFRIYSILKLLSSHLLDDSQSTLCKKILFIKWNVLRQGKVKRDSWSEEFDFLFASVLKEGMNSSFGKRIKEFLLNHENWSRS; the protein is encoded by the coding sequence ATGAACGAACGCAGGGCGCCGATTTCGGTCGTCATTCCGACGTTCAACCGGGAGGCAAAGGTTTTCAAAGCGATCTCCACGGTTCTTGCACAAACGCTCCTCCCAAAAGAAATCATCGTCGTGGACGACGGTTCCACCGATTCCACGGTTTCGAAACTCGAAAAAGAATTTGGAGAGGAACAAAGCCGCATCGTCATTCTCCCTTTAGAACACAAAGGAGTGAGTCACGCAAGAAACAAGGGCGTGGAAATCGCACGCAACGATTGGATCGCGTTTTTGGACTCGGATGACGAATGGCTTCCCGAAAAATTGGAACGTCAGTGGGGTTTTATCCAAAACCATCCGCAGACAACGATTCTGCAGTCGCAAGAGATTTGGGTTCGTCATGGAAAGCGAGTCAACCCTCCCGCGTATCTTGTAAAAAAAGACGGATGGATCTTTGAACAGAGTTTGGATTTTTGCAGCGTTACTCCTTCCTCCGTTCTACTGAAAAAAGATCTCTATCAAAGTTCGGGGGGAATGGACGAGGATCTTCCGGCTTGCGAAGACTACGATCTTTGGGTGAGGATTACTTCTCGTCATCCGGTTGCCTTGTTGGACGAACCCTTGCTCGTTCGGTACGGAGGTCACGAAGATCAATTGTCGTTTCGGTTTCCGGTCATGGATCGATTTCGAATTTACTCTATTCTAAAATTATTAAGTTCTCATTTACTCGACGATTCTCAATCCACGCTTTGCAAAAAAATCCTCTTTATAAAATGGAATGTTTTAAGGCAGGGAAAAGTCAAAAGAGACTCTTGGAGCGAAGAGTTCGATTTTCTGTTCGCATCCGTGTTGAAAGAAGGAATGAATTCTTCCTTTGGAAAGCGTATCAAAGAGTTTCTTTTGAATCATGAGAATTGGAGCAGATCCTGA
- a CDS encoding sulfate transporter produces MQQLEESTIYPDKNSFRVVFRKNICSVESDEIDVILSQIREIRPAEVILDMTPVVAIPSMVLNRILKFISELKKDEIRISEVKLSEGLQLVLFKLKINLG; encoded by the coding sequence ATGCAGCAATTGGAAGAATCCACAATCTATCCCGATAAGAATTCGTTTCGAGTCGTGTTCCGCAAGAATATCTGTTCCGTGGAATCCGATGAGATCGACGTGATTCTTTCCCAGATCCGCGAGATTCGTCCGGCGGAAGTGATTCTGGATATGACTCCCGTGGTCGCCATTCCCTCCATGGTTTTAAACCGTATTCTAAAATTTATTTCCGAATTGAAAAAGGACGAGATCCGGATTTCGGAAGTGAAACTGAGCGAAGGATTGCAGCTCGTGCTTTTCAAACTCAAAATCAATCTGGGATGA
- the ilvD gene encoding dihydroxy-acid dehydratase, which yields MSDNLKKRSSMTTDGDNRAPNRAMLRAVGFTEEDFHKPMIGIASTWSEITPCNIHINKLAEKVKEGVRAAGGMPQIYGTITVSDGIMMGHEGMHFSLPSREVIADSIEIVSNAMRHDGVIAIGGCDKNMPGCLMALCRIDVPSIFVYGGTILPGNCDGHDVDIVSVFEAVGQMNAGKISREEFVRIEQSAIPGAGSCGGMYTANTMSSAIEALGMSLPGSASMPAVSSRKANDCYEAGKALMELIKKNITPKQILTKKAFENAITVVLVLGGSTNAVLHLIAIAKEIGVDLTMEDFDRISKKTPHLADLKPGGKYAMTDLDKVGGVHGVMKYLLKEGMLHGDCMTVTGKTIAENLKDMPDLVENQTIVRKRSEALHPSGPLVILKGNLAPDGAVAKISGLKKISITGPAKVFESEDDCFNAIMSDKIKAGDVIIIRYEGPKGGPGMREMLAVTSALVGKGLGEDVGLMTDGRFSGGTHGLVVGHISPEAFEGGPIAIVQDGDMVTIDSPKNLLQVEISQEEIDRRLKSWKPIPPRYKSGVLAKYVKLVQSATNGAITNLL from the coding sequence ATGAGCGATAACCTGAAAAAAAGAAGTTCCATGACGACCGATGGAGACAACCGCGCTCCGAACCGTGCGATGCTTCGCGCCGTAGGTTTTACGGAAGAAGACTTTCACAAACCGATGATCGGAATCGCTTCCACTTGGAGCGAAATCACCCCCTGCAATATTCATATCAATAAGCTCGCGGAAAAAGTCAAAGAGGGAGTCCGTGCCGCCGGTGGAATGCCGCAGATCTACGGAACCATCACCGTTTCCGACGGGATCATGATGGGACACGAAGGAATGCACTTCTCCCTTCCTTCCCGAGAAGTCATCGCCGATTCGATCGAGATCGTTTCCAACGCGATGAGACACGACGGTGTGATCGCGATCGGCGGTTGCGATAAAAACATGCCGGGTTGTTTGATGGCCCTTTGCAGAATCGACGTTCCTTCCATTTTCGTTTACGGAGGAACCATTCTTCCCGGAAACTGCGACGGTCACGACGTGGACATCGTTTCCGTTTTCGAAGCGGTCGGACAGATGAATGCGGGAAAAATTTCCAGAGAAGAATTCGTTCGCATCGAACAAAGCGCGATCCCGGGTGCGGGAAGTTGCGGAGGAATGTATACCGCGAATACGATGTCTTCCGCGATCGAAGCCCTGGGAATGAGTCTTCCCGGTTCGGCATCCATGCCCGCGGTCAGTTCCAGAAAGGCGAACGACTGCTACGAAGCCGGAAAGGCTTTGATGGAACTCATCAAAAAGAATATTACTCCGAAACAAATTCTTACCAAAAAAGCGTTCGAGAACGCGATCACCGTAGTACTCGTGTTAGGCGGTTCCACGAACGCGGTGCTTCACCTCATCGCGATCGCGAAAGAAATCGGAGTCGATCTGACGATGGAGGATTTCGATCGCATCAGCAAAAAAACTCCCCACCTCGCGGATCTGAAACCGGGCGGAAAATACGCGATGACCGACCTAGATAAAGTCGGAGGAGTTCACGGCGTAATGAAGTATCTTTTGAAAGAAGGAATGCTTCACGGTGATTGTATGACCGTGACCGGAAAAACGATCGCGGAAAATTTGAAAGACATGCCGGATCTCGTTGAGAACCAGACGATCGTTCGTAAACGATCCGAAGCGCTTCATCCTTCCGGTCCTCTCGTAATCTTAAAAGGAAATCTCGCTCCCGACGGAGCCGTTGCCAAGATTTCCGGTTTGAAAAAAATTTCCATCACCGGTCCCGCCAAAGTGTTCGAATCGGAGGACGATTGTTTCAATGCGATCATGTCCGATAAGATCAAAGCGGGAGACGTGATCATCATCCGGTACGAAGGTCCGAAGGGCGGTCCCGGAATGAGAGAGATGCTCGCGGTGACTTCCGCTCTCGTAGGAAAAGGACTCGGAGAGGATGTCGGTTTAATGACGGACGGCCGATTCAGCGGAGGAACGCACGGTCTTGTGGTCGGTCATATTTCTCCGGAAGCGTTCGAAGGCGGTCCGATCGCGATCGTTCAAGACGGAGATATGGTTACGATCGATTCTCCCAAGAATCTTCTGCAAGTGGAGATTTCTCAGGAAGAGATCGACAGACGTCTGAAATCTTGGAAGCCGATTCCGCCTCGTTATAAGTCGGGCGTTCTTGCCAAATACGTGAAGCTGGTTCAATCGGCGACGAACGGTGCGATTACGAATCTGCTTTGA
- a CDS encoding LIC_11090 family protein encodes MKSFLSIFVSVSILFQAVVFSSGLFGCVLSEKAKLCECNHGSKAQKHANREDKRFSKKLRSEGKSTLVQKLPDCHSAASGEIHSCSCKKTENKLSQLGAFYSAFFSPESASDLNHEPGLLQIITLEYSNFGILVGFSLLKPPRFS; translated from the coding sequence ATGAAATCCTTCCTTTCCATCTTCGTTTCCGTTTCGATTCTTTTCCAAGCCGTCGTTTTTTCCAGCGGATTGTTCGGTTGCGTTCTCTCCGAAAAGGCGAAACTCTGCGAATGCAACCACGGAAGCAAGGCCCAGAAACACGCAAACCGCGAAGACAAACGTTTTTCGAAAAAGCTACGTTCCGAGGGTAAATCGACCCTTGTTCAAAAACTTCCCGATTGTCATTCGGCCGCGTCCGGCGAAATCCATTCCTGTTCCTGCAAAAAGACGGAAAATAAACTTTCTCAGCTCGGCGCGTTCTATTCGGCGTTTTTTTCCCCCGAAAGCGCGTCGGATCTAAACCACGAACCCGGCTTGCTCCAAATTATCACTTTAGAATATTCTAATTTTGGAATTCTCGTCGGCTTCTCCCTTTTAAAACCCCCTCGATTCTCCTGA
- a CDS encoding MbnP family copper-binding protein: protein MLRKIFVFIFVVSICFSLVHCPWDKKKDDSDLTAIASLLVLTANQGIQFSAYAGTQKLECGATLRGHASVLETAPFIPNAHIAESTTFQLHDFRLFVHDVILIKDSGEELALTLNQDGKFQSGNIALLDFENKTGKCDGTPETNNLVAAAIPMGTYKGIKFTVGVPENKNHLDADNQAAPMNTTGMFWSWTSGYKFLKLDFETVETGSAGTSVHIGSGDCTGTGSASTCVRANRIPVTLTPDGGFNPSTQEIKINVQALLQGIDLTASAGAAMCMSGTSGMMSTGCPTIFPNIGLVLATGAPATPTQTVFSVKTK from the coding sequence ATGTTACGAAAAATATTCGTATTTATTTTTGTCGTTTCGATTTGTTTCAGTTTAGTCCATTGTCCTTGGGATAAAAAAAAGGACGATTCCGATCTGACCGCGATCGCTTCCTTGCTCGTTCTGACCGCCAACCAAGGCATTCAATTTTCTGCATATGCGGGAACTCAAAAGTTGGAATGCGGCGCGACCCTCAGAGGACACGCGAGCGTTCTCGAAACGGCTCCTTTTATTCCGAACGCGCATATCGCGGAAAGCACTACCTTTCAACTGCACGACTTTCGCCTATTCGTCCACGACGTGATCCTGATCAAAGATTCGGGAGAAGAACTCGCTCTGACTCTCAATCAGGACGGGAAGTTTCAATCCGGAAACATCGCCCTTCTCGACTTTGAAAACAAAACCGGCAAGTGCGACGGAACCCCCGAAACCAACAACCTCGTCGCAGCGGCCATTCCGATGGGAACCTACAAAGGAATCAAGTTCACAGTCGGAGTTCCCGAAAACAAGAATCACCTGGACGCGGACAATCAAGCCGCTCCGATGAACACGACCGGTATGTTTTGGAGTTGGACGAGCGGTTATAAATTCTTGAAGCTCGACTTCGAAACCGTGGAAACCGGGAGCGCCGGAACCTCGGTTCATATCGGTTCGGGAGATTGCACCGGAACGGGAAGCGCGAGCACCTGTGTAAGAGCCAATCGAATTCCGGTAACTCTCACGCCCGATGGAGGATTCAATCCTTCCACCCAGGAAATCAAGATCAACGTCCAGGCCCTGTTACAAGGAATCGATCTGACCGCAAGCGCGGGTGCTGCGATGTGCATGTCCGGAACGAGCGGTATGATGAGCACGGGTTGTCCTACCATTTTTCCGAATATCGGCTTAGTTTTGGCAACGGGGGCGCCGGCGACTCCGACTCAAACCGTATTTTCCGTTAAGACGAAGTGA
- a CDS encoding MbnH family di-heme enzyme: MKSFLLCFYAFFIIGCGSGILPFAPFEKKESNQNEALLLLLLPQNTYVWNLPPGFPVPVVPASNPMTQEKVDLGRFLFFDKKLSGNQTQSCGSCHKQAKAFTDGLTTGVGSTGDVHPRNSQGIINVAYNVRQTWVNPNLKNLEDQMLVPMFGEHPVELGLANRENEMLDRLRADNRYQGLFAKAFPGGDPFTTSNVIKAIASFERTLISGRAPYDKYLYDGNVAALGNSTQRASILRGAQIFFSEKGECFHCHGGFNLAATSVHTGTVTEEIVFHNNGLYNIGGNGSYPSGNQGLFEFTANAADKGKFRAPSIRNIELTAPYMHDGSIDTLENVVEHYNAGGRNVTTGPNTGDGRLNPNKNPFVFAIGLTAAEKTDLVNFLKSLTDTEFVNDLRHSDPF; the protein is encoded by the coding sequence ATGAAATCATTCCTTCTTTGTTTTTACGCGTTTTTTATAATCGGTTGCGGTTCGGGAATTCTTCCCTTCGCTCCGTTTGAAAAAAAGGAATCGAATCAAAACGAAGCGCTGCTTCTTTTGCTTTTGCCGCAGAACACCTATGTGTGGAATCTTCCGCCGGGATTTCCGGTTCCGGTCGTTCCCGCTTCCAACCCGATGACACAGGAGAAAGTCGATCTCGGAAGATTCTTATTCTTCGATAAGAAACTTTCGGGAAATCAAACTCAATCCTGCGGCTCTTGTCACAAACAGGCAAAGGCGTTTACGGACGGTTTGACGACCGGCGTCGGTTCGACCGGAGACGTTCATCCGAGAAACTCGCAGGGAATCATCAACGTGGCGTATAACGTGCGTCAGACGTGGGTAAATCCCAATCTGAAGAATCTCGAAGATCAAATGCTCGTTCCGATGTTCGGCGAACATCCCGTGGAACTCGGTCTCGCCAATCGGGAAAACGAAATGCTCGATCGTCTCCGCGCGGACAATCGTTATCAAGGTCTTTTCGCAAAAGCGTTTCCGGGAGGAGATCCTTTCACTACGTCGAACGTCATTAAGGCGATCGCAAGCTTCGAACGGACCTTGATTTCGGGGCGAGCTCCTTACGACAAATATCTTTACGACGGAAACGTAGCCGCACTCGGGAACTCCACACAAAGGGCTTCGATCCTCAGAGGGGCGCAGATCTTCTTTTCGGAAAAGGGAGAATGTTTTCATTGTCACGGAGGTTTCAATCTAGCGGCAACGAGCGTTCATACCGGAACCGTAACTGAGGAGATCGTGTTTCACAACAACGGTCTTTATAATATCGGAGGCAACGGAAGTTATCCGTCCGGCAATCAAGGTTTGTTCGAGTTTACGGCTAACGCAGCGGACAAGGGAAAATTCCGCGCGCCTTCCATTCGAAATATTGAATTAACCGCGCCGTATATGCACGACGGGTCGATCGATACTCTGGAAAACGTCGTGGAACACTACAACGCCGGAGGAAGAAACGTTACGACCGGTCCGAATACGGGCGACGGAAGACTCAATCCGAACAAGAACCCGTTCGTGTTTGCGATCGGATTGACAGCCGCGGAAAAAACGGACCTCGTGAATTTCTTGAAAAGTTTAACGGACACGGAGTTCGTAAATGACCTGCGACACAGCGATCCTTTTTAG
- a CDS encoding adenylate/guanylate cyclase domain-containing protein, producing MANPIQELTKKFKKQTMDPLSYEILKSEIVRTKILCGFFTFSSALMVIVFSLFHEWIDKETGGNFPYVAVVGVNVGTALYELLANRIFNRYLKKRKVVFPIARFGNAFIEVSSVSLLIWLNIEAFQSPLIPLYSPAVLTFFAFIILSVLRLEFWLSAFTGFVAGAQLLGLAIYYIPKNQILMPINFFNSVAPFLSKGLLFTFGGVAAGLVGLQLRRSLISAMDAVQEKNKVVGMFGQYVSPDVVDRLLEQKNESFSEFKHVCVMFLDIRNFTRFSEKRSPGEVIDYLNYIFSHLIDIVNMHNGMINKFLGDGFMAVFGAPISDGGNDVKNAVNASLELLKKIEFLNQEGKIPETQIGIGLHSGEAMTGNVGSEARKEYTIIGDVVNLASRVEQLNKEFGTKLLVTHAVYEDIKAGIPGRHLSSIQVKGREQPVDVYELGKV from the coding sequence ATGGCCAACCCAATCCAAGAATTGACCAAGAAATTTAAGAAACAAACGATGGATCCGCTTTCTTATGAAATTCTAAAAAGCGAAATCGTTCGAACGAAAATTCTCTGCGGTTTTTTTACGTTTTCTTCCGCTTTAATGGTGATCGTTTTTAGTCTCTTTCACGAATGGATCGACAAGGAAACGGGCGGTAATTTTCCTTACGTGGCGGTTGTCGGAGTCAACGTGGGAACCGCGCTCTACGAGTTGCTTGCAAATCGAATCTTCAATCGTTATCTTAAGAAGAGGAAAGTGGTATTCCCGATCGCGAGATTCGGAAACGCGTTTATCGAAGTGTCTTCCGTGTCTTTGCTTATTTGGTTGAATATCGAAGCGTTTCAGTCTCCTCTGATTCCGTTGTATTCTCCTGCGGTTTTGACCTTTTTTGCGTTTATCATCCTGTCGGTTTTGCGTCTCGAATTTTGGCTAAGCGCGTTTACGGGTTTTGTCGCGGGGGCGCAATTGTTGGGTTTAGCGATTTATTATATTCCGAAAAACCAAATCCTGATGCCGATCAATTTCTTCAATTCGGTCGCGCCGTTTCTTTCCAAAGGGCTCTTGTTTACGTTCGGCGGCGTGGCCGCGGGTCTTGTGGGACTTCAATTGAGACGATCTTTAATTTCCGCGATGGATGCGGTTCAAGAGAAAAACAAGGTGGTCGGAATGTTCGGCCAGTATGTTTCTCCGGACGTTGTGGATCGTCTTCTCGAACAGAAAAACGAAAGTTTCTCCGAGTTCAAACACGTCTGCGTGATGTTTTTGGACATCCGCAACTTTACGAGATTCTCCGAAAAACGATCTCCGGGAGAAGTCATCGATTATCTCAATTATATTTTTTCCCACCTCATCGACATCGTGAACATGCACAACGGGATGATTAACAAATTTTTAGGCGACGGTTTTATGGCCGTGTTCGGCGCTCCGATTTCCGACGGAGGAAACGACGTTAAGAACGCGGTGAACGCCTCCTTGGAACTTTTGAAAAAGATCGAGTTTTTGAATCAGGAAGGAAAAATTCCGGAAACCCAAATCGGAATCGGTCTTCATTCCGGAGAGGCGATGACGGGTAACGTGGGCTCCGAAGCGAGAAAGGAATACACGATCATCGGAGACGTGGTCAATCTCGCTTCGAGAGTGGAGCAGTTGAACAAGGAATTCGGAACAAAACTTTTAGTGACGCACGCCGTTTACGAAGATATCAAAGCCGGTATTCCGGGAAGACATCTTTCTTCCATCCAAGTCAAAGGAAGGGAACAACCCGTAGACGTCTACGAGTTGGGCAAGGTCTAA
- a CDS encoding metal-dependent hydrolase produces MPTIMTHTAVPISFWIAFGNKFIPGRLLLVGILFSILPDADVIAFKFGIPYENDWGHRGFSHSILFGCSLSVLACVLVRWFRARIEVVLLFLCVSIVSHGILDAMTSGGLGVGFLIPYSSERFFFDQRPIRVSPIGIKNFLTERGLTVLKSEWVIVWIPLMSISTSFLFLRTLVRWIATRIGGNKRDK; encoded by the coding sequence ATGCCTACGATTATGACTCATACCGCGGTTCCGATCTCTTTTTGGATCGCATTTGGAAATAAATTCATTCCGGGGCGATTGCTTTTGGTTGGGATCTTATTTTCGATTCTTCCCGACGCGGATGTGATCGCGTTTAAATTCGGAATTCCGTATGAAAACGATTGGGGTCATCGGGGCTTCAGTCATTCGATTTTGTTCGGATGTTCCCTTTCCGTTTTGGCCTGCGTTTTGGTGCGCTGGTTTCGCGCGAGAATCGAGGTTGTTCTTTTGTTTTTATGCGTCTCGATCGTTTCCCACGGGATCTTGGACGCAATGACGAGCGGAGGCCTCGGAGTCGGATTTTTAATCCCCTATTCTTCCGAACGTTTCTTTTTCGATCAAAGACCGATCCGTGTTTCTCCCATCGGAATCAAAAACTTTTTGACCGAACGCGGTCTTACCGTTCTGAAATCGGAATGGGTTATCGTGTGGATTCCGCTGATGTCGATTTCGACTTCTTTCCTTTTTCTGAGGACGTTGGTGCGCTGGATCGCGACTCGGATCGGCGGAAACAAAAGAGACAAGTAG
- a CDS encoding O-antigen ligase family protein: MKNRILHRILDANEGGNIRSLLWGFVSILILLPLLSFYPWKFRIGFAALLILFSILDSFVPRIATFVLAASGVFFGNHPGGRFLELQDCLWIVWSLRGIAENRLHGNRILQNEFWKRPLGILLLLFFGTAFSSLLANPDLLSDLRFYRKGWFWFLHSTELEPIYPWKLLLLGILFVFGLLSRNQLAAGSSDRTKPDSVFLDYAAGISFGILIAVFAGWTEYFFPFAKSTLDGYHRWLDGYKLVALPHSLIPSLERYLPLSAIQSLYWNRSWFAIHLIASLPFLFYWLFSEATDRYRKFRVPFLILLVCVLAVTFFWIGARGGVLSFLAFLGMSAFVFAFFRLGKKEKIVSVFSAFLSFLFVIAGIVFPFVVIATNAGTGDVERLSHFLAGTKLFFEKPLFGGGFESFGWYNECCLNQEGRQSPYHTAHNQFLQIFSGIGVFGAAVYAALWGFLFYEFFAGKRKGRSFAETSLVFGSVFAVFVYSFFQEWFYLRAVYFQWIALFAVFSSSKEEGRESLVERNVARVKLWLSQTAYNIRGFECKKSHVSALGGLILLLGSWVLFPTTLYRSGIYFPPGNPDPYEALILEGKGQIVLVSKPAIYDVYPARGFGFVDLSFSTEGAEFVPYKQYKQDIPRDERSLRTIEGKNILKTECTLRDVPSPFSTLFFWIEEPIDPEPRKLCARFRIQKYL; the protein is encoded by the coding sequence ATGAAAAATCGGATTCTCCATCGAATCTTGGATGCGAACGAAGGCGGGAACATTCGATCCTTGCTTTGGGGTTTCGTTTCGATTTTGATCCTTCTCCCCTTATTGTCTTTTTATCCTTGGAAGTTTAGAATCGGCTTTGCCGCTCTTTTAATTTTATTTTCGATTTTAGATTCGTTCGTTCCAAGGATCGCGACCTTTGTTCTCGCGGCGAGCGGCGTGTTTTTCGGAAATCATCCGGGCGGAAGATTTCTGGAACTTCAGGATTGTCTTTGGATCGTTTGGTCCCTGCGCGGAATCGCGGAAAATCGTCTGCACGGAAATCGAATTCTGCAAAACGAATTCTGGAAACGTCCGCTCGGAATCCTTTTGCTTTTGTTTTTCGGAACGGCTTTTTCGAGTCTTTTGGCAAATCCCGATCTGCTTTCGGATCTTCGATTTTATCGCAAAGGCTGGTTTTGGTTTTTGCATTCCACGGAGTTGGAACCGATTTATCCCTGGAAACTTTTGTTATTGGGAATTTTGTTCGTATTCGGTTTGCTTTCTAGAAACCAACTCGCCGCAGGGTCGTCGGATCGAACAAAACCCGATTCCGTTTTTTTGGATTATGCGGCCGGAATTTCATTCGGAATTTTGATCGCGGTATTTGCGGGATGGACGGAATATTTTTTCCCATTCGCAAAATCAACGTTAGACGGTTATCATCGTTGGTTGGACGGATACAAACTTGTCGCGCTTCCGCATTCTTTGATTCCTTCTTTGGAACGTTATTTGCCCCTATCGGCGATCCAATCCTTGTATTGGAACCGAAGCTGGTTTGCGATCCATTTGATCGCGAGTCTTCCGTTTTTATTTTATTGGTTGTTTTCCGAGGCCACGGATCGTTACCGAAAATTTAGGGTTCCGTTCTTGATTCTCCTCGTCTGCGTTTTAGCGGTGACTTTTTTTTGGATCGGTGCGAGAGGCGGGGTTCTTTCGTTTCTTGCTTTTTTGGGAATGAGCGCGTTTGTATTTGCGTTTTTTCGATTGGGGAAGAAGGAAAAGATCGTTTCCGTTTTTTCTGCGTTTTTATCCTTTTTGTTCGTGATCGCCGGAATCGTATTCCCTTTTGTCGTAATCGCGACGAATGCGGGAACGGGCGATGTGGAACGTCTTTCCCATTTTTTAGCGGGCACGAAACTCTTTTTCGAAAAACCGTTGTTTGGCGGAGGTTTCGAAAGTTTCGGATGGTACAACGAATGTTGTTTGAACCAAGAAGGAAGACAAAGTCCGTATCATACGGCTCACAATCAGTTTTTACAGATTTTTTCCGGAATCGGCGTGTTCGGAGCGGCCGTTTATGCGGCGCTTTGGGGATTTCTTTTTTATGAATTCTTTGCGGGGAAACGAAAAGGCCGATCGTTTGCGGAAACCTCCCTTGTGTTCGGATCCGTATTCGCGGTATTCGTATATTCTTTTTTTCAAGAATGGTTTTACTTGAGAGCGGTATATTTTCAGTGGATCGCTTTGTTCGCCGTGTTTTCTTCTTCAAAGGAAGAAGGACGAGAATCTTTGGTGGAAAGGAACGTCGCTCGGGTAAAATTGTGGCTTTCACAAACCGCATATAATATTCGAGGTTTTGAATGTAAAAAATCTCACGTTTCCGCGCTGGGAGGTTTGATTCTTCTTTTGGGTTCCTGGGTTTTGTTTCCGACAACTCTGTATCGTTCCGGAATTTATTTTCCTCCGGGAAACCCGGACCCGTACGAGGCGCTGATCTTGGAAGGGAAGGGGCAAATCGTCCTTGTTTCCAAACCGGCCATATATGACGTATATCCGGCCAGGGGTTTTGGATTCGTAGATCTTTCTTTTTCCACGGAAGGGGCGGAGTTCGTTCCTTATAAGCAATACAAACAGGATATACCTCGGGATGAACGGAGTCTCCGTACGATCGAAGGTAAGAATATTCTAAAAACGGAATGTACTTTGCGCGATGTTCCGAGTCCGTTTTCGACTCTGTTTTTTTGGATTGAGGAGCCGATCGATCCCGAACCGAGAAAATTGTGCGCCCGGTTTCGCATTCAAAAATATTTATGA
- a CDS encoding glutathione S-transferase family protein has translation MYKVFGMTVSGNCHKIKSILTLLDRPFEWIEIDTRKGETKTPEFLKINPNGKIPVLQLADGTNIPESNAILYYLARDTEFFSKDLLEQTRILEWLFFEQYSHEPYVAVNRWLMKYAVDGRENSSVLENNHFKGNKAFAVMEDHLQEMNFFVGERLTIADIALYAYSHVAEDGGFSFETFPNVRRWLENVRSFPKMISIQR, from the coding sequence GTGTATAAAGTCTTTGGAATGACGGTTTCCGGAAATTGTCACAAGATAAAATCCATTCTTACCCTTTTGGATCGTCCTTTCGAATGGATCGAAATCGACACGAGAAAGGGAGAAACGAAAACTCCCGAATTTTTGAAGATCAATCCGAACGGAAAAATTCCCGTGCTTCAGCTTGCGGACGGAACGAACATTCCCGAATCCAACGCGATCCTTTATTACTTGGCGCGGGACACGGAATTCTTTTCCAAGGATCTGCTCGAACAAACCCGAATCTTAGAATGGCTTTTTTTCGAACAATACAGTCACGAGCCCTATGTCGCGGTCAATCGCTGGCTGATGAAGTACGCGGTCGATGGACGGGAGAATTCTTCCGTGTTAGAAAACAATCACTTCAAGGGCAACAAGGCATTTGCGGTTATGGAAGATCATCTCCAAGAAATGAATTTTTTCGTGGGCGAACGGTTGACGATCGCGGATATCGCGTTATACGCCTATTCGCACGTCGCCGAGGACGGAGGGTTTTCGTTCGAAACGTTTCCGAACGTTCGAAGATGGCTGGAAAACGTCCGCAGTTTTCCGAAAATGATCTCGATCCAAAGATGA
- a CDS encoding YciI family protein: MKQFIVVLRYLTPIETVDQYVIPHREHLSKGYEQKILLASGPQEPRTGGILIARSNSRKELEAFCHQDPFYTNGVAEFQIIEWNPVKHQKEFEFWL; this comes from the coding sequence ATGAAACAATTTATCGTGGTTCTTCGTTATCTCACGCCGATCGAAACGGTCGACCAATACGTAATCCCGCATCGGGAACATTTATCCAAAGGATACGAACAGAAAATTCTACTCGCATCCGGCCCTCAAGAACCGAGAACCGGAGGAATTCTAATCGCGAGATCCAATTCCCGCAAAGAATTGGAAGCGTTCTGTCATCAAGATCCGTTCTACACGAACGGAGTCGCGGAATTCCAAATCATAGAATGGAATCCCGTCAAACATCAGAAAGAATTCGAGTTCTGGCTTTAA